GTATATGATATAAATTACAAGAATAAATAAAGTAGTATAAAGGTGAAAGGAGAGGGGTTAACACTTTATCTTTACGCATTTATACATCTGTTTATCAGTAATATGCATGTGATATCTAAATTTTTACTATAACAGACTATATTATACACAATGTATTTTTGTGAATAACAAAATCAATAAATAAATTACGAATAATATATAATTAATAATTAGTTATTTACCACTTTTTATTAAACTTGAAATATGATTTAGAAAGATAGTGTTTTTATGAGTATACAAACATACTAATACATCAGTAAACAAATACACACATTTGTCATATCTATATTTTTAGATTTGTGATTTGCATTTGTGAAACAAAATATTTACCTTTGTATATTCACATAAAGGATTTGTATTTTTGTGAAATCAGCATGTTATGCACACAATTGTAATCAAAAAAGGCTATATGGAAATAAAAGACAGAATTAGGATGATAATGGAGAGAGAAAAAGTTCCTCCCAGAGTTTTTGCTGAAACAATCGGAGTTCAGCAATCTACTCTCTCACATATTTTAAATGACCGGAACAAACCAAGCCTGGAAGTAGTGATGAAAGTTCACCAGACTTATAATTACGTAAATCTTGAATGGTTACTATATGGAAGAGGTGAAATGTTGGCTTCTGCTGAAGAATCTTCATTGGCTTCCTCTAATGGTGATTATCAACCTTCTTTGTTTGATGAGAATCCTGTAAATCCGTCCAAAGAGACGATTACTTTGGAAAATCGCAAGGAAATGGCATTAAGAAGTACCGGAAATACACCTAAAGAGATTGTAAAACAAGAGATTAGGTATATAGAAAAGCCTGCCAGGAAAATTACTGAAATAAGAATTTTCTTTGATGATAATACCTATGAAACGTTTAGACCTGAAAAATAAGTGGTAAAATCGCAGGTTTGAGCAAATTCCTGTATCTTTGTACCCGGAATACGAATTTATACTTTTTATATCCATACATGAAGAAATTTATTTTAGATCTGACGGTTACTGAGAATATCAAACTGCATGCTAACTATGTATTGCTAAAGTTGACTTCTCAGTCATTGCTGCCCGAAATGCTACCGGGACAGTTTGCCGAACTTCGGGTGGACGGTTCGCCTACTACATTCTTGCGTCGCCCTATCTCTATTAATTTTGTAGACAAACAGCGAAACGAAGTGTGGTTTCTCATCCAGTTGCTTGGAGACGGAACAAGGCGATTGGCAGAAGTAAATCCGGGTGATGTTATCAATGTGGTACTTCCATTAGGAAATGGCTATACAATGCCTCAGAATCCTTCAGATAAGCTTTTGTTAGTTGGTGGAGGTGTTGGAACAGCACCGATGTTATATTTGGGCGAGCAATTGGCTAAGAATGGTCATAAACCTACCTTTCTTTTGGGTGCACGTAGTGATAAGGATCTGTTGCAACTGGAAGAATTTGTTAAATATGGCGAAGTGTATACTACTACGGAAGATGGCAGTCACGGAGAAAAAGGATATGTTACCCAACATTCCA
The nucleotide sequence above comes from Bacteroides caccae. Encoded proteins:
- a CDS encoding dihydroorotate dehydrogenase electron transfer subunit, yielding MKKFILDLTVTENIKLHANYVLLKLTSQSLLPEMLPGQFAELRVDGSPTTFLRRPISINFVDKQRNEVWFLIQLLGDGTRRLAEVNPGDVINVVLPLGNGYTMPQNPSDKLLLVGGGVGTAPMLYLGEQLAKNGHKPTFLLGARSDKDLLQLEEFVKYGEVYTTTEDGSHGEKGYVTQHSILNKVRFEQIYTCGPKPMMVAVAKYAKSNQIECEVSLENTMACGIGACLCCVENTTEGHLCVCKEGPVFNINKLLWQI
- a CDS encoding helix-turn-helix domain-containing protein, producing the protein MEIKDRIRMIMEREKVPPRVFAETIGVQQSTLSHILNDRNKPSLEVVMKVHQTYNYVNLEWLLYGRGEMLASAEESSLASSNGDYQPSLFDENPVNPSKETITLENRKEMALRSTGNTPKEIVKQEIRYIEKPARKITEIRIFFDDNTYETFRPEK